A genomic window from Pseudomonadota bacterium includes:
- a CDS encoding lysophospholipid acyltransferase family protein, whose translation MFTFFCKEIVEKKHPIKKIRDDIFYLLVLVLIKLLRALPRKPALLFMRSLGRLAFILSKNPRKRAIAHLGMVFPDKSREEIITLARKVFIHFATAIGDLVRLPRLIDSGLNDLVTASGTEHLDRAFATGRGLILITCHFGNWELLGAWLVKNGYPMSVVGTTLFDERLDRFLVDTRNNAGYTNIARGKGTREIMRTLKKGHSVGMLIDQDTKAQGVFVNFFGRQTHTPTGPAVLARKLDLPIIPIFMYLKDDLTYHLECQPPLDLVRTANEEKDIRSYTQQCSDAYEGIIRRFPEQWVWMHKRWKTQPEAIEKETGAAPVQSSLWQ comes from the coding sequence ATGTTCACCTTTTTTTGCAAAGAGATCGTGGAAAAAAAACATCCCATTAAAAAGATCCGTGACGATATCTTCTACCTGCTGGTGCTGGTCCTGATAAAACTGCTCCGCGCCCTGCCCCGCAAACCAGCTCTCCTTTTCATGCGATCCTTGGGGCGGCTGGCTTTTATCCTGTCGAAGAATCCGAGAAAGCGTGCCATAGCCCATCTCGGCATGGTTTTTCCTGATAAAAGCAGGGAAGAAATCATCACTCTCGCCAGAAAAGTCTTTATCCATTTTGCGACGGCCATCGGCGATCTGGTCAGATTGCCCCGGCTCATTGACTCCGGACTGAATGATCTGGTCACCGCTTCCGGCACCGAGCATCTTGACCGGGCCTTTGCCACTGGCCGGGGTCTCATCCTGATCACCTGCCATTTCGGTAACTGGGAACTCCTCGGCGCATGGCTGGTCAAGAACGGCTACCCGATGAGCGTGGTCGGCACCACCCTGTTCGACGAACGACTCGACCGTTTCCTGGTCGACACCAGGAACAACGCCGGCTATACCAATATCGCTCGGGGCAAGGGCACCCGGGAGATCATGCGCACCCTGAAAAAGGGCCATTCGGTCGGTATGCTGATCGATCAGGATACCAAGGCTCAGGGGGTTTTCGTAAACTTCTTCGGCCGCCAAACCCACACCCCGACCGGCCCGGCGGTACTCGCCAGAAAGCTCGACCTGCCGATCATCCCGATCTTCATGTACCTGAAAGACGATCTCACCTATCATCTGGAGTGCCAGCCCCCCCTCGATCTGGTGCGGACCGCCAATGAGGAGAAAGACATCAGATCCTACACCCAGCAATGTTCTGATGCCTATGAAGGGATTATCAGACGCTTTCCCGAACAGTGGGTCTGGATGCATAAACGCTGGAAAACCCAGCCGGAAGCGATTGAAAAAGAGACTGGTGCCGCGCCTGTCCAGAGCAGCCTCTGGCAATAG
- a CDS encoding outer membrane protein assembly factor BamE: MKKLDVFFVIALIFAFICPSASAASGKLPADSKALQKMEGKYYYLAYNLHGDQRLGKVSSVNYQLDGGLIPWGTEVKILKVYRNFLMFADKDSGKKWKYEFHYNSRQNQGLEEHIKSVFIEDPEPIRRKVESLSELDRDGIYDGRVRPGMSRDGVLITMGYPPKFANKRELMGAREWLYWSSRFNRITVEFDRNGKVSRIAE; encoded by the coding sequence ATGAAGAAACTTGATGTTTTTTTCGTGATCGCTCTGATTTTTGCGTTTATCTGTCCTTCTGCATCAGCAGCCTCAGGGAAGCTTCCCGCCGACTCCAAGGCTCTGCAGAAAATGGAGGGGAAATATTATTATCTGGCCTACAATCTGCATGGCGACCAGAGACTCGGCAAGGTTTCATCTGTCAATTACCAGCTAGATGGCGGACTCATCCCCTGGGGTACGGAAGTCAAGATTCTGAAAGTGTATCGCAACTTTCTGATGTTTGCCGACAAGGACAGCGGCAAGAAATGGAAGTATGAATTCCACTACAACAGCCGTCAGAACCAGGGTCTGGAAGAGCATATCAAAAGTGTCTTCATTGAAGATCCGGAACCGATCCGCCGGAAAGTTGAAAGCCTTTCCGAACTTGACCGGGACGGGATCTATGACGGCCGGGTCCGACCCGGCATGAGTCGGGACGGGGTGTTGATCACCATGGGATATCCCCCGAAGTTCGCCAACAAGAGAGAACTTATGGGGGCGCGGGAATGGCTTTACTGGAGCAGCAGATTCAACCGGATTACGGTTGAATTTGACCGCAACGGTAAAGTGTCAAGGATCGCCGAATAG
- a CDS encoding DUF2062 domain-containing protein yields the protein MGSDRTKILLLIPLYNHGGTVASVVDRAVASGWQVLVVDDGSTDGGAATLAGRQCEVLLLPENRGKGAAILAGAERARELGYEAVITVDADGQLDPAEAALLAEALPDNTPAMVIGARRMDRDNAPGASLFGRAFSNFWVRLECGLELADTQSGFRLYPVNELLAIATGCRRYDFEVEIITRSAWAGIPIVSVPVSVHYPTPEERESHFHQFKDNLRLTCLHTRLVFRALMPWPHKRLIAKSPAAKKAERDEHLSMLHPLRLLKRLCLEHSSALQLAAAVWMGIFLGALPLLAIHTVTILYVSHRLHLNKPAAVTASQLCMPPVVPVLCIQLGYFMRNGRLLFDINWETMVEQIHYRLWEWLLGSLILGPLLGLVVGTIFYYGIRRLRSVPGDACGSLE from the coding sequence ATGGGGAGTGATCGTACGAAAATACTGCTGCTCATTCCGCTCTATAATCATGGAGGGACAGTCGCCTCCGTGGTTGATCGGGCGGTGGCCTCCGGCTGGCAGGTACTGGTCGTTGATGACGGCAGCACCGATGGCGGGGCCGCGACTCTTGCCGGGCGCCAATGCGAGGTGCTGCTCCTGCCGGAAAACCGGGGGAAGGGCGCTGCCATTCTTGCCGGGGCGGAACGTGCGCGCGAACTCGGCTATGAGGCGGTGATCACCGTTGATGCGGACGGTCAGCTTGATCCCGCAGAGGCGGCCCTGCTGGCTGAGGCCCTTCCGGATAACACACCCGCCATGGTGATCGGGGCCCGGCGGATGGATCGTGATAATGCCCCGGGGGCAAGCCTTTTCGGACGCGCTTTTTCCAACTTCTGGGTCCGCCTGGAATGCGGTCTTGAGCTTGCCGACACCCAGAGCGGCTTCAGGCTCTATCCGGTAAACGAGTTGCTGGCCATCGCCACCGGCTGCCGGCGGTATGATTTTGAGGTCGAGATCATCACCCGTTCCGCCTGGGCAGGGATTCCGATTGTCTCGGTACCGGTTTCGGTCCATTATCCGACCCCGGAGGAAAGAGAATCTCATTTCCACCAGTTCAAGGACAATCTCAGGCTGACCTGTCTGCATACCAGGCTCGTATTCCGCGCCCTCATGCCCTGGCCGCATAAACGGTTGATCGCCAAAAGTCCTGCGGCGAAAAAGGCTGAGAGAGACGAACACCTGTCGATGCTCCATCCTCTTCGACTGCTGAAAAGATTGTGCCTGGAGCACAGTTCGGCGCTGCAGCTTGCCGCAGCCGTCTGGATGGGAATATTTCTCGGGGCCTTGCCGCTGCTCGCCATCCACACCGTGACCATCCTCTATGTCAGTCACCGGCTGCATCTGAACAAACCGGCCGCGGTCACCGCGAGCCAGCTCTGCATGCCCCCGGTGGTTCCCGTGTTGTGCATCCAGCTCGGGTATTTCATGAGAAACGGCCGGCTGCTTTTCGACATCAACTGGGAGACCATGGTGGAGCAGATTCATTACCGGCTCTGGGAATGGCTGTTGGGCTCGTTGATTCTCGGCCCCCTGCTCGGGCTCGTGGTCGGGACGATTTTCTACTACGGAATCAGGAGACTGCGAAGCGTCCCGGGTGATGCTTGCGGCTCGCTGGAGTGA
- a CDS encoding CsgG/HfaB family protein yields the protein MKRCLSLLMGVLLVLWSLPFTASADFVKTKVAVLDFQLQGEGYETKDMGSIVAEWFITALVKEGRFDVVERAMLQKILNEQKMAMSGIIDESSATQLGKILGVKVIISGSVMKLQNILEVNARIIDVETASIIAAENVKSTASTSLQSLIVQMSEKIIKNFPLEGYIISRSGKTVAIDLGLLAGVKDDMEFMIFKEGKVIKHPKTGEVLDVEKIQTGKLKITSISKKIATATITEEKGDGAGPIAVGNMVKSISGELKPIQETPAYTPAYTPPPPVRGAMKQTDYIQKLESPNLKDKVYGAKKIIRDGVKDPAVLDVLEKVVMEMYNQNTRDRNHVDAVAWMVKALGAPGLPKYNAAVETIAKNANNRKIRGYAQKALGR from the coding sequence GTGAAAAGATGTCTGTCCCTGCTAATGGGAGTGCTGTTGGTCCTCTGGTCTTTGCCGTTCACCGCTTCTGCCGACTTTGTCAAGACCAAGGTCGCGGTTCTGGACTTTCAGCTCCAGGGTGAAGGGTATGAAACCAAGGACATGGGGTCGATTGTTGCCGAGTGGTTCATCACCGCCCTGGTCAAGGAAGGGCGGTTTGACGTGGTCGAGCGGGCCATGCTGCAGAAGATCCTGAATGAACAGAAGATGGCGATGAGCGGGATTATCGATGAGAGCAGCGCCACCCAGCTCGGGAAGATTCTCGGAGTGAAGGTTATCATCTCCGGGTCAGTCATGAAGCTCCAGAACATCCTTGAGGTCAATGCGAGGATCATTGATGTCGAAACCGCCTCGATCATTGCCGCCGAAAATGTGAAGAGCACCGCCTCCACCAGTCTGCAGAGCCTGATTGTCCAGATGTCGGAGAAGATCATCAAGAACTTCCCGCTGGAAGGGTATATCATCTCCAGATCCGGGAAAACGGTTGCCATCGATCTCGGACTGTTGGCCGGAGTCAAGGATGACATGGAATTCATGATCTTCAAGGAAGGCAAGGTCATTAAACATCCCAAGACCGGGGAAGTCCTGGATGTGGAAAAAATTCAGACCGGCAAGCTCAAGATCACCAGCATCAGCAAAAAAATCGCCACCGCGACAATTACCGAGGAAAAGGGTGACGGGGCCGGGCCCATTGCGGTCGGCAATATGGTGAAGAGCATCTCCGGTGAACTGAAACCGATCCAGGAAACTCCGGCCTACACCCCGGCCTACACCCCGCCGCCGCCAGTGCGAGGGGCAATGAAGCAGACAGATTATATCCAGAAACTGGAGTCTCCGAACCTGAAAGACAAGGTCTATGGCGCCAAGAAGATCATCCGGGACGGGGTCAAGGACCCGGCGGTCCTCGATGTGCTGGAAAAGGTGGTGATGGAAATGTATAACCAGAATACACGTGACCGGAACCATGTCGATGCTGTGGCCTGGATGGTAAAGGCGTTGGGGGCCCCGGGCCTTCCGAAATACAATGCTGCGGTCGAGACCATCGCCAAGAATGCCAATAACCGGAAGATTAGAGGCTATGCCCAGAAAGCGTTGGGCAGGTAG
- a CDS encoding cobalamin-dependent protein (Presence of a B(12) (cobalamin)-binding domain implies dependence on cobalamin itself, in one of its several forms, or in some unusual lineages, dependence on a cobalamin-like analog.) has translation MGINCLLISTNRVEVPFPVYPLGVAYLMGALRDSGHQASHYDLLAQGGLAGIPARIEEFRPDLIGLSIRNLDTVDSTAPDAFMDGVVEVVEFLRHHTSVPLVLGGPAFSIMPEIIMDLLKADYGVIGEGEKVLPELADMLAAGQVPAEKIMRAKTGDTLWRPALYDSQTAEHYLARGGMLNVQTKRGCPYRCSYCSYPLLEGRGYRFRDPDEVAEDVIRLGRDYGAGYVFFTDSVFNDIQDHYLQVCESLIRSGNTTPWCGYFRPQNLTAEGMALMKRAGLAAMEFGTDASCDRTLSGMQKGFTFSEVVQCNDLAVEHGVPCAHFIIFGGPDENRDTLAEGLNNVEALRQTVVFAFTGIRVLPGTAMFQRAIDDGVMQEGQPLLEPFFYFSPHLSEQELDAALKGAWKGRLDRIYPSSVMQERVTRLHSKGHVGPMWDMLVRHH, from the coding sequence ATGGGGATCAACTGCCTCTTGATTTCAACCAACCGGGTTGAAGTCCCTTTCCCTGTCTATCCGCTGGGCGTTGCGTATCTGATGGGCGCCCTGCGTGATTCCGGACATCAGGCCAGCCATTATGATCTGCTGGCCCAGGGTGGGTTGGCGGGCATTCCCGCGAGGATCGAAGAGTTCCGGCCCGACCTGATCGGGCTTTCGATCCGCAACCTCGATACCGTTGACAGCACTGCGCCGGACGCATTTATGGACGGTGTGGTGGAGGTGGTCGAGTTCCTCCGGCACCATACTTCGGTGCCGCTGGTTCTCGGCGGGCCGGCTTTTTCCATCATGCCGGAGATTATTATGGACCTCCTCAAGGCCGATTACGGGGTGATCGGCGAGGGGGAAAAGGTCCTGCCGGAGCTCGCGGATATGCTTGCCGCAGGGCAGGTGCCCGCTGAAAAGATCATGCGGGCAAAAACCGGTGACACGCTCTGGCGCCCGGCCCTGTATGATTCTCAAACCGCCGAGCATTACCTGGCCAGAGGCGGGATGCTCAATGTGCAGACCAAGCGCGGTTGTCCTTATCGTTGCAGTTACTGCTCCTATCCCTTGCTTGAGGGCAGGGGCTACCGGTTTCGAGACCCGGACGAGGTTGCCGAGGATGTGATCCGGCTCGGCCGGGATTACGGGGCCGGCTATGTGTTTTTTACCGACTCGGTGTTTAATGATATCCAGGATCATTATCTGCAGGTGTGTGAGTCTTTGATCAGGAGTGGCAACACCACTCCCTGGTGCGGCTATTTCCGGCCCCAGAATCTGACTGCTGAAGGGATGGCGCTGATGAAAAGGGCCGGGCTTGCGGCCATGGAATTTGGTACGGATGCTTCTTGCGACAGGACGCTTTCGGGTATGCAGAAGGGATTCACCTTTTCCGAGGTCGTGCAATGTAATGATCTCGCTGTGGAGCACGGCGTGCCGTGTGCCCATTTTATTATTTTCGGCGGCCCCGATGAAAATCGCGACACCCTGGCCGAAGGGCTGAACAACGTGGAGGCGCTTCGGCAGACGGTGGTTTTCGCCTTTACCGGGATCAGGGTGCTGCCGGGAACGGCAATGTTCCAGCGGGCCATTGATGATGGGGTCATGCAAGAGGGGCAGCCCCTCCTGGAACCGTTTTTCTATTTTTCTCCCCATCTGTCCGAACAGGAACTGGATGCCGCGCTTAAGGGCGCCTGGAAAGGAAGACTGGACCGGATCTATCCATCTTCGGTCATGCAGGAGAGGGTCACCAGGCTTCATAGCAAGGGGCATGTCGGACCCATGTGGGACATGCTGGTAAGGCATCACTGA
- a CDS encoding pirin family protein, which translates to MDQPRKIRRVFKSKPVLEGAGVHLNRAFGFSEVPHFDPFLLLDDFRSATPDHYLQGFPWHPHRGIETITYVLTGDVEHGDSMGNKGDITSGDVQWMTAGNGIIHQEMPKGDSEGRMEGFQLWANLPAARKMMPPRYRDVKASQIPLVATENGIEIKIICGRVGNVAGPVTDIVIDPQYLDITVPPNTTFTHPTTEDHTVFAYVIEGNGSFSEDRKDLLDNRTLVLYENGANISVHTGHDPVRFLLISGKPIGEPVAWQGPIVMNTREELQTAFEEYHNGTFVKHEVKM; encoded by the coding sequence ATGGACCAACCGAGAAAAATCCGCCGGGTGTTCAAAAGCAAACCTGTTCTTGAAGGCGCCGGGGTACACCTGAACAGGGCTTTCGGCTTCAGCGAGGTGCCCCATTTCGATCCGTTCCTGCTCCTTGACGATTTCCGCTCCGCCACCCCGGACCATTATCTGCAAGGATTCCCCTGGCACCCCCATCGGGGTATCGAGACCATCACCTATGTCCTCACCGGCGATGTGGAACATGGCGACTCCATGGGCAACAAGGGAGATATCACCTCCGGCGATGTCCAGTGGATGACCGCCGGCAATGGCATCATCCACCAGGAAATGCCGAAAGGCGACAGCGAAGGCAGGATGGAGGGCTTTCAGCTCTGGGCAAACCTGCCCGCGGCACGGAAGATGATGCCTCCCCGCTACCGCGACGTCAAGGCGTCCCAGATTCCGCTGGTTGCAACGGAAAATGGGATAGAAATCAAGATTATCTGCGGGCGGGTCGGGAATGTCGCAGGGCCGGTCACCGACATCGTGATCGACCCGCAATATCTCGATATCACGGTTCCGCCAAATACCACGTTCACCCATCCGACCACGGAAGACCACACGGTATTCGCCTACGTGATCGAAGGAAACGGCTCTTTCTCCGAAGACCGGAAAGATCTTCTCGACAACAGAACGCTCGTTCTCTACGAAAACGGCGCCAACATTTCCGTGCATACCGGTCATGACCCGGTCAGGTTTCTCCTGATTTCAGGCAAACCGATCGGCGAACCGGTTGCCTGGCAGGGGCCGATCGTGATGAACACCCGGGAGGAACTGCAAACCGCGTTTGAAGAATATCACAACGGCACCTTCGTGAAACATGAAGTGAAGATGTGA
- a CDS encoding radical SAM protein, with product MSHITIVYPRWPKIPEQTEFHLPPHGPVCLAAEVPEEYELTFIDENVDRLDFDKETDVVLLSMMLTCQTPRGMEIAAAYRRKGIKVIAGGISTMLHADEIEPQVDAIFLGEVENGRLAKVLNDWRTGQLKSRYDYFRDFPPIESVGPARRDILNRERYIYRGVPMVDLVHASRGCRFNCFPCATAYLGGRQFRPRPIAQVIDEIAAIDNNRLFLVDNSLAQDRGWIMELFEAMIPLKKKWVCHPILDEDAVVAKAAEAGCWYVYQAVFDTSDVIRERVKRLKDHGIGVEAAVLLGPDNQDADYIKKLVDFLLEIDIDMAEFSLLTPFPHTPVTDKYEKEGRILHRDWSRYTTAEVVYQPKHMTPEVLQEMYHYAWENFYKDMSQSLRMARLFQKVVRKEIDDNTYRSPPRLTATRRDWELDRGTV from the coding sequence ATGTCACATATTACCATTGTCTATCCCAGATGGCCGAAGATTCCCGAGCAGACCGAATTCCATCTGCCGCCCCATGGGCCGGTATGCCTGGCAGCTGAGGTCCCGGAAGAGTATGAACTGACCTTTATCGATGAAAATGTCGACCGGTTGGACTTCGACAAAGAGACCGATGTGGTTCTCCTGTCGATGATGCTGACCTGCCAGACCCCGCGGGGTATGGAAATCGCTGCGGCATACCGCAGGAAAGGAATCAAGGTGATCGCCGGCGGCATCAGCACCATGCTCCATGCCGATGAGATCGAGCCGCAGGTGGATGCGATCTTCCTTGGTGAGGTCGAGAATGGCCGCCTGGCCAAAGTGCTGAATGACTGGCGGACCGGGCAGCTGAAATCCCGCTACGATTACTTCCGGGACTTTCCGCCGATTGAATCGGTGGGGCCAGCCCGACGTGACATCCTGAACCGGGAACGTTACATCTATCGGGGCGTGCCGATGGTGGATCTGGTTCATGCCTCCCGGGGCTGCCGCTTCAACTGCTTTCCCTGCGCCACCGCCTATCTGGGCGGCAGGCAGTTCAGGCCGCGGCCCATTGCGCAGGTGATCGACGAGATTGCGGCCATCGACAACAATCGTCTCTTTCTGGTCGACAACTCCCTGGCCCAGGACCGGGGCTGGATCATGGAGCTGTTTGAAGCGATGATTCCGCTCAAGAAAAAATGGGTTTGTCACCCGATCCTTGATGAGGATGCGGTGGTGGCTAAGGCCGCTGAAGCGGGTTGCTGGTATGTGTATCAGGCAGTTTTTGATACTTCCGATGTGATCCGTGAGCGGGTGAAACGATTGAAAGACCACGGCATCGGAGTGGAGGCCGCCGTTCTCCTCGGACCCGATAATCAGGATGCCGATTATATCAAGAAGCTGGTCGATTTCCTGCTTGAGATCGATATCGATATGGCCGAATTTTCTCTCCTGACTCCGTTCCCGCACACCCCGGTTACCGATAAATATGAGAAGGAGGGCAGGATTCTCCACCGCGACTGGAGCCGCTACACGACCGCTGAAGTTGTGTATCAGCCGAAGCACATGACTCCGGAGGTCCTTCAGGAGATGTATCATTATGCCTGGGAGAACTTTTACAAGGACATGTCGCAGTCCCTCCGGATGGCCAGACTTTTTCAGAAGGTGGTCAGAAAAGAGATTGACGACAACACCTACCGGTCGCCCCCGAGGCTGACTGCGACCCGCCGTGACTGGGAGCTCGACCGGGGAACCGTCTGA
- a CDS encoding beta-ketoacyl-[acyl-carrier-protein] synthase family protein, translated as MACNNQIAITGMGCMAGAGTNIDELWGNFAEGRVNCAQVPEYLFHTILEYPVFAAPENCFTERARGLVSATAPRFRREQVSRTILLACSATAEALDRSGISPDSLKGKRVGIALGTTVGCTFHNEEYYQAWRDGKEPDLAPVQYYLAGNVASALHRILGTTGPSAVITNACASGTDAIGVARNWLAAGLCDIAIAGGADELSRVAYNGFVSLMLSDSEPCRPFSGDRKGLNLGEGAGVVVLERFLDTEKRGGEPLGRIRGYGCAADAWHPTAPHPEGRGLKNALAQALRDAGPDVELALINAHGTGTRANDVAETSALAEILEYPEQVAIVSTKGVTGHTLGAAGGIEAIFTLMSLRAGYSPGTVGCEKVDLQLPVKPLARNQGRELSGKIGLSESLAFGGGNSVLIMEAL; from the coding sequence ATGGCCTGTAACAATCAGATAGCGATTACCGGTATGGGCTGTATGGCCGGGGCCGGTACCAATATTGACGAACTCTGGGGAAATTTTGCAGAGGGCAGGGTAAACTGTGCCCAGGTTCCCGAATACCTGTTTCATACAATACTTGAATACCCGGTGTTTGCTGCTCCGGAAAACTGCTTTACCGAACGGGCAAGGGGGTTGGTATCGGCAACGGCTCCGAGGTTCCGGAGGGAACAGGTCAGCCGGACCATCCTTCTCGCTTGCAGTGCGACTGCCGAGGCCCTCGACCGGTCCGGGATTTCTCCAGATTCGCTGAAAGGAAAAAGGGTCGGCATCGCCCTCGGCACCACCGTGGGTTGCACGTTCCATAACGAAGAATATTACCAGGCCTGGCGGGACGGAAAAGAACCGGACCTGGCCCCGGTGCAGTACTATCTGGCGGGAAATGTCGCTTCTGCCCTGCACCGGATTCTCGGGACCACCGGACCATCGGCGGTGATCACCAATGCCTGCGCTTCGGGTACGGATGCCATCGGAGTGGCCAGGAACTGGCTTGCCGCCGGGCTTTGCGACATTGCCATAGCGGGCGGTGCCGATGAACTCTCCCGGGTGGCCTATAACGGTTTTGTCAGTCTGATGTTGTCGGACAGCGAGCCTTGCCGGCCTTTCAGCGGCGACCGCAAGGGCCTGAACCTTGGAGAAGGGGCCGGGGTTGTGGTGCTTGAAAGGTTTTTGGATACAGAAAAAAGAGGTGGTGAGCCGCTGGGCCGGATTCGGGGGTATGGCTGTGCCGCGGATGCCTGGCACCCGACTGCGCCGCACCCCGAAGGAAGAGGGCTGAAAAACGCCCTTGCCCAGGCATTGCGGGATGCAGGTCCCGATGTGGAACTTGCCCTGATCAACGCCCATGGCACCGGGACCAGGGCGAATGATGTCGCTGAAACCTCCGCTCTGGCGGAGATCCTCGAATATCCTGAGCAGGTGGCGATCGTTTCCACCAAAGGAGTGACCGGGCATACCCTCGGCGCGGCTGGTGGAATTGAGGCCATATTTACTCTCATGTCTCTTCGTGCGGGATACAGTCCGGGAACGGTCGGTTGTGAGAAAGTTGATCTTCAGTTGCCGGTCAAACCTCTTGCCCGCAACCAGGGCCGAGAGCTCTCGGGGAAAATCGGTCTCTCCGAGTCGCTGGCATTTGGCGGCGGCAATTCGGTTCTGATCATGGAGGCGTTATGA
- a CDS encoding acyl carrier protein yields MEELKQQIKEMIVRDLKLQGVQAGDIRDDDPLFEEGLGLDSLDAVELVVLVQKHFGVQIEDMDEGQMAFKSVNSLARFISDRR; encoded by the coding sequence ATGGAAGAGCTGAAGCAGCAGATAAAAGAGATGATCGTCCGGGACCTGAAACTGCAGGGTGTCCAGGCCGGTGACATCAGAGACGATGATCCTCTTTTCGAGGAAGGGCTGGGCCTTGATTCGCTTGACGCCGTTGAGCTGGTGGTCCTGGTACAGAAGCATTTTGGCGTCCAGATTGAAGATATGGACGAAGGGCAGATGGCCTTCAAGTCTGTAAACTCTCTGGCCCGGTTTATCAGCGATCGCAGATGA
- a CDS encoding lysophospholipid acyltransferase family protein, producing the protein MIVGKKERNLKGRLESLGHDCFYLTLKLFGHRGGYLLLLPVIFVYVICSGKIHRVTSPYVSRRFPEHGWLRKRVDTFRIVLSFGQVLVDRGWLGLNVGASFSGELDGRDRLLELVAAGKGLILLTAHVGNWQTALSRICDLGAPVNSLMHYEHEAVAKHYFDLRKEPVPFTIINSEGFMGGLVESTAALQRGEIVTIMGDRYTGGPYAETKFLGDTVRLPAAAYSLAGATGSPVAVLLAAKTGSRSYRLKVWNVFQPLPTERNERRKGLSRWASMFAGSVEKYLEEYPWQWYNFYDFWSQ; encoded by the coding sequence GTGATTGTGGGAAAAAAAGAGCGCAATCTGAAAGGGCGACTGGAATCCCTGGGGCATGACTGCTTTTACCTCACCCTCAAACTGTTCGGACACCGGGGGGGGTATCTGCTGCTGCTGCCCGTTATTTTCGTCTATGTCATCTGCAGCGGGAAAATCCACCGGGTAACCTCGCCCTATGTCTCCCGCCGTTTTCCCGAACATGGCTGGTTGAGAAAACGTGTCGACACCTTCAGGATCGTCCTGTCGTTCGGACAGGTTCTGGTGGATCGGGGCTGGCTCGGGCTCAACGTGGGGGCCTCGTTTTCAGGGGAGCTGGACGGGCGTGACCGGCTGCTTGAACTGGTTGCTGCGGGCAAGGGGCTGATCCTGCTCACCGCCCATGTCGGCAACTGGCAGACCGCCTTGTCCAGGATCTGCGATCTCGGGGCGCCGGTGAACTCCCTGATGCATTATGAACATGAAGCGGTCGCCAAACATTATTTTGATCTGCGTAAAGAACCGGTCCCTTTTACCATCATCAACAGCGAGGGGTTTATGGGCGGCTTGGTGGAGTCAACAGCCGCGCTGCAGCGCGGGGAGATCGTCACCATTATGGGCGATCGGTATACGGGGGGGCCCTATGCCGAAACAAAATTTCTGGGCGACACGGTCAGGCTCCCTGCTGCCGCTTACAGTCTCGCCGGGGCAACGGGGAGTCCGGTGGCGGTGCTGCTCGCGGCCAAGACCGGCAGCAGGAGTTATCGGCTGAAGGTCTGGAATGTCTTTCAACCCCTGCCGACCGAGAGAAATGAAAGGCGGAAGGGTCTTTCCCGATGGGCCTCGATGTTTGCCGGATCCGTTGAAAAATACCTCGAAGAGTACCCCTGGCAATGGTACAATTTTTACGATTTCTGGAGCCAATGA